One Littorina saxatilis isolate snail1 linkage group LG11, US_GU_Lsax_2.0, whole genome shotgun sequence genomic window, tattaattttgcttcgacattgtgggatggctgcagtgatgttcacttattgaaactcaattctttgtaccgtcgtgctgcaaaacttatcatgtatgaatcgcacatgtctacagaaatgaagttaaacagccttaatttccttcccctaaaaacccaccttgcatacaataaggctgtctttatgtataaattagttcatggtgatgtgcccagttatgtgcaatcctattttacacatgttacgaagaggtatgggtctcaaaatttacttcctccaattcctcgtatagatctttataaatccagcttagctttttcaggatcatctctgtggaattctttgccaatagaaatcaaacgatccgcatcattaaaggcctttaaaaggcagttgcacacacatttgatcacactataaactgtccctgatgtttagtttccattgtgtactcggataatgtatgcaatgctcttaagtgtttgtttgttttttaaatattgtatatgtagttaatctgaatgtgtaatccctcgtccccctcccccttcttcttgaaactttagctgcctgtatacatggccctgttcggcaatacattgctgtacttttttaagaaatgtaaaaaacatttacgtttgtttgtatttggttttgttttatatgactttgtgagtccaatattttgtatgtttatactcgaccattattttgatgttttattagtttaatactttgatgaggtatgtgcgcagtctttgtttttgtttacaattattctttgtatatgttccaaggacaggttggaagattaggctaagcctaaaacctttatccttatgtaataaagttctgagttctgagttctgagttctctctctctctctctctctctctctctctctctctctctctctctctctctctctctctctgtctctctctctctctctctctctctctctctctctctctctctctctctctgaggacCCCCCCTCAGGAAAGGACACCCTGTGCTGTTGCTATATGAGTAATGTTGACCGAGGTATCCCAGTCATGCCAGCCCACCTGTAATAGAGGTGTCCCAGTCGGTAACACGTCACTTTAGCGCCAGCACTACAGCGCCATACCTTTCAGCGCCACCATTTCAGCGCGGCGTCTTTTCAGCACCGTATTTTTTAGCGCCGTACATTTCAGCACGGGGGATGTCAGCGCCGTACATTTTAGCGCCGGGAGACTTCAGCGCCGTACATTTCAGCGCCGTGAGTTACAGATCAAGTCTGAATGGTATGATGCAAGTGGGCAACCAATCTTCGACTATTTTGAGGACACATATATTGGCAGACTTCGCCGTCGTGGTCCTCGTCATCCGCCGACGTTCTCCATTGACATGTGGAACGTGCACGACCGCGTTCTCACTGATGCTGCCAAGTCCAACAACAGCTGTGAAGGGTGGCATCACGCCTTTCAGAACGTGGTCGGGGCATGCTACCCCAATCTTTGGAGGCTGATAGAGGCCCTCAATAAAGAACAGGCACTAGTCCAGGCGGACGTCACACGTCTACTGGGAGGCCAGGCTCCAGCGCCCAAAAGGCGCAAGTACAAAGACTTACAGAAACGGATAAAGACGATCGTTAGACAATACAATGACGGAGGTCGGGGGCTGCTTGAAACAATGGAAGGACTCGCCTTTGCTTTCATGTTTTAGTGTTGACGTCTTCAGAGACAAGCTATTCAGTACGTCAGGAGACGCGGTGTGATCTTGAACTGGCGCCTCCAGCTATTCATTATGGGCACATTGCAATCTAATTCATTTAATGACATTTTACTGATTTTAGTGATTTGAATGGACATTTTAATTCATACGCTTTATTGAGAAATAAAGGTAAAGAATAGATTTTTGTGGGATAAACTCAATCAAGCCTATTAGTCACTCAGTTTTGCAGTTTCGCAgacacttttacacacacacacacaaacacacacacacacacacacacacacacacaaacacacacacacacacacacacacatacacacacacacactctctctctctctctctctctctctctctctctctctctctcttcctctagcGCTATAATGTACAGCGCTACAATGTACGGCGCTACAATTTCGCCACGCTGAAAGGTACGGTGCTGAAAAGTCCCAACGCTGAAGTGTACGGCGCTGAAGTATCCTCGCGCTGAAGTGTATGGCGCTGAATTTCTGGTGCTGAAGTGCTGGCGCTGAAGTGACATGGAACCGTCCCAGTCATGCCAGCCCACCTGTAATAGAGGTGTCCCAGTCATGCCAGCCCACCTGTAATAGAGGTGTCCCAGTCATGCCAGCCCACCTGTAATAGAGGTGTCCCAGTCATGCCAGCCCACCTGTAATAGAGGTGTCCCAGTCATGCCAGCCCACCTGTAATAGAGGTGTCCCAGTCATGCCAGCCCACCTGTAATAGAGGTGTCCCAGTCATGCCAGCCCACATGTAATAGAGGTGTCCCAGTCATGCCAGCCCACCTGTAATAGAGGTGTCCCAGTCATGCCAGCCCACATGTAATAGAGGTGTCCCAGTCATGCCAGCCCACCTGTAATagaggtgtcctttcatcacaggtaccactctTTCAGGTTTTGTCTCAATGTTTTAAGTTGTTTCAGAAGTtcctcagtctgtctgtgtacatTTAAAACCAGCACTTAAGGTTTGTTTCTTATTGCACTTATTGCAGTCTCCATACCAACACACGACTGTTTGTTGTCCTATTTTTGCTGCAGGTCTTTTAGTGCGTGGAACTAACTGCTTCGTTTCTCACAATGGTTGCAGCCTCTATGCCCATTGCATTGTACTTCAGTCTGTACAGCTAACAGACCTGTGTTCTCACTCATAAGGTTGCAGCCTCCATTGAAGTGTTCTCCAGTGTGTCAAACTAACTAACCTGTGTTGTGATTCCTGTTATTGCAGCCTCCATGCCCATACGCTGCCTGGTGGAGCAGGTTCAGGGGGCGGTGAACTTTGACCTGTCGGGCGGCACGTGCGACGTGACAGCGGTGGAGGAAGACACGTTCGCCATCCTGCCCGTCAACACGCCCCTCAACGGCCTGGTCCGGGCCGCCCTCGCCAAGCTGGGCTACTCCACCACCGACTCAGTCAATGCTAAAGGTAAGGAGTTAGGGGTGCTTGGGAGGGAGGGAATGGGGCGGTTTGAGGGAGGAGGATACCTTTTTCTTTTATCTTgctttgttctgttttgtttggcTTCAACACAAGAAAATGATGGGTAGTGTCCTATCACTCCTTACATCTTCACTGAAAATGATGGGAAGCGTCCTATCACTCCTTACATCTTCACTGAAAATGATGGGAAGCGTCCTATCACTCCTTACATCTTCACTGAAAATGATGGGTAGCGTCCTATCACTCCTTACATCTTCACTGAAAATGATGGGAAGCGTCCTATCACTCCTTACATCTTCACTGAAAATGATGGGTAGCGTCCTATCACTCCTTACATCTTCACTGAAAATGATGGGTAGCGTCCTATCACTCCTTACATCTTCACTGAAAATGATGGGTAGCGTCCTATCACTCCTTACATCTTCACTGAAAATGATGGGTAGCGTCCTATCACTCCTTACATCTTCACTGAAAATGATGGGTAGCGTCCTATCACTCCTTACATCTTCACTGAAAATGATGGGTAGCGTCCTATCACTCCTTACATCTTCACTGAAAATGATGGGTAGCGTCCTATCACTCCTTACATCTTCACTGAAAATGATGGGTAGCGTCCTATCACTCCTTACATCTTCACTGAAAATGATGGGTAGCGTCCTATCACTCCTTACATCTTCACTGAAAATgtgtaagggggtgggggagggaggtgcAGTGGTAGTGACTTTGAAACAGAAACATAAATCTGTATTTTGGAAATTGCAGTTAGAGCAAATGGCAGAGCTGTTTCGCAGCCAACAACTTCAGGAAAGATGTTGACTGTAGTGAAGAATGTGTTGGTAGTTGATGGAGCAGAATGTCTTGTCATTTTGTCAAAAGGGTTTTGATTATCTTTCAACCGAATAAATGGAATGTGGTGTTTGTTCCAGGTGCCATACAGCTGAAGAACTGGAAGCCGCTGACGTTTGACGTCATCACTGACGACAAGTCCGCCACCATCGACGACATCTTGCGCGAGCTCAAAGAGTACACGCTGCGCATCAGACTATCCAGGTAAGAGTGTTATATAGCtacagtgccccccccccccccaccccatccctcaCAATCATGTGAGACACCCCTAATTTAAACCATCCTGCGACAATCAGACTGTCCAGGACAAAATGCTGGCTAGAtacagtccccccccccccccccccttcttcttcccgccttctcttttcttcttcttgtcgttcgctgttagatcgtcagtccggactgcagggcgaaacgtgctgtcctctccaagtcctctctggggccgtatagcttcttttgtagcgctgtctcctctggccagatggtgtccctcagagcactgtggtatgtgGTACTTttaacaccccctcccctttaaaaaaaacaacaacacatgtTAAGATGACCACCTTGTAAGACCATCTCTTTCAAGACCTTTTCttttaacacatacacacacacgcgcacgcacacacacacacacacacacacacacacacacacacacacacacacacacagatacacacacactcacatacaaacacacacacatacacacacataacttaataccccccccccccccgcccccctcttcAGATTTGCGGGGAGCGGTGCACTATGTTTGGGTTTATCATTTTGCCGTTTTGGTTGGATGGTTGTGTTTGCTTTGACCCGCCCAGTAGGAGGTCGGGAGTGTCTTTTTCACGGCTGTCTGAAGTCCAGAATATGCACGCACTGACCCATTAATATAAAATGCATCACATTCACGGCTGTCTGAAGTCCAGAATATGCACGCACTGACCCATTAATATAAAATGCATCACATTCACGGCTGTCTGAAGTCCAGAATATGCACGCACTGACCCATTAATATAAAATGCATCACATTCACGGCTGTCTGAAGTCCAGAATATGCACGCACTGACCCATTAATATAAAATGCATCACATTCACGGCTGTCTGAAGTCCAGAATATGCAGGCACTGACCCATTAATATAAAATGCATCACATTCACGGCTGTCTGAAGTCCAGAATATGCAGGCACTGACCCATTAATATAAAATGCATCACATTCACGGCTGTCTGAAGTCCAGAATATGCACGCACTGACCCATTAATATAAAATGCATCACATTCACGGCTGTCTGAAGTCCAGAATATGCAGGCACTGACCCATTAATATAAAATGCATCACATTCACGGCTGTCTGAAGTCCAGAATATGCAGGCACTGATCACATTCAAAATGCAGGGACACAAGACTCTAACAGAAGAAGAGATTCGTTGAGTTACTGCTCTTACTGCTCTTACTGACTACTGTATAAACCCAAGTCAGCTAATGATGAACATTGCACCACATTGACTCTCACTCTACATATCAACTTTCCCTGTTAATACCTTcatttttcttattttcttgTTAACCCCTGTAAAATTAACACCATTTAAAAACCTACAAAATATGTGAGAAAAtccggttttttttaaatttttataaaGGATGGAAGTCTTACAATGTCTTAAAAGTGAGTTACACTGCACGTCTTGTGACTTGACATGTGCATCATGTTTACTGCAACAAGGGGATCAGCAGGCTGTGCAGCACGCAAATAAGCTTTATTTAACGACCCAATCAGCATGCAGGATTATGCAAATATATGCAAAAACATGCACATCTAAATATATCACTCTCACCCTTTGGGGAGTTtctttttagtcaagttttgactaaatgttttaacatagagggggaatcgagacgaggatcgtggtgtgtgtgtgtgtgtgtgtgtgtgtgtgtgtgtgtgtgtgtgtgtgtgtgtgtgtgtgtgtgtgtgtgtgtgtgtagagcgattcagaccaaactactggaccgatctttatgaaattttacatgagagtttctgggaatgatatccccggatgtttttttctttttttcgataaatacctttgatgacgtcatatccggctttttgtaaaagttgaggcggcactgtcacaccctcatttttcaatcaaattgattgaaattttggccaagcaatcttcgacgaaggccggacttcggtattgcatttcagcttggtggcttaaaaattaattaatgactttggtcattaaaaatctgaaaattgtaaaaaaaaaatatgttttttataaaacgatccaaatttacgttcatcttattcttcatcattttctgattccaaaaacatataaatatgttatatttggattaaaaacaagctctcaaaattaaaaatataaaaattatgatcaaaattaatttttcgaaatcaatttaaaaacactttcatcttattccttgtcggttcctgattccaaaaacatatagatatgatatgtttggattaaaaacacgctcagaaagttcaaacgaagagaggtacagaaaagtgtgctatccttctcagcgcaactactaccccgttcttcttgtcaatttcactgcctttgtcacgagcggtggactgacgatgctacgagtatacggtcttgctgaaaaattgcattgcgttcagtttcattctgtgagttcgacagcttgactaaatgttgtattttcgccttacgcgacttgttgtagaTTAATTTCTTGTGATGAGGGTTTGTGATTAATTTCTTGTGATGAGGGTTTGTGATTGCGCTGCTCAGCATTGTCATTCACACGGTTCCCTGCATACACACACGTGCATTGTGACTTTGTAATCAATCACGGTGAACATCTTGTAGCCCGGCCTCCTGGGGGCAGTCACGTTACGGGTTTCGTCAAGTTTATGGCTTGCTTCGAGCATTCTGCACCTGCAGTTTCATTTTTAAATCATGCAGTTTCATTTTTAAATCATCAGACCGGGCCTCTTTTAGGTGTGAAATCACTGTAGGTCATCAGATGAGGATTAGGTGTCAGAAGTCACGtgtgactctctgtctgtctgtctctgtgtctctgtctgtctctctctgtctctgtctgtctgtctctgtgtctctctctgtctgtctgtctctgtctgtttgtctctgtatctctgtctctgtatctctgtctgtctctctctgtgcccctctgtctctctctctctgtctctctctctgtctctaactctctttctgtctctctctctctgtatgtctctgttcctctctctctctctctctctctctctctctctctctctctctctctctctctctctctctctctctctctctctctctctctctctcttcagtgaATCGACAGAGAAATCATTGTCATAGTTAGACTCAAACATACATAGCAACATCTACGTGCACAATGAAAAGAACGGTCCTATATTTCAAGTTCCATACATTTTTGCCATATATTGTTTGGGAAATTGTACAATAGAAGTAACTTAGGGGATTTAAGTCTTACAGGCTGTGCCCCTACTAAGGACATTGAGTACCATGATAATGGAATCATGTTCCTGTGTAATCAACAGCAGAACAGGGAAAACATGAAAGTTTTCATGGTAATGAGCAGTCTTAAAGGTGAATGaactcccccccctccacctcaaAACATTTTATTACATAAATATCAATAAATAAAGGTATATGTTGACATTAAACATGTAGTTAGATCGACAGCATCTGAGTTGATCCTGTAACGAACCTAAAAGATTTCTTGAGAACTTTGCTTTGAAAGCGACACTTGCGTACCTTGTTCTTATGGTGTCAAAACATCTACGTTGTGCCTCTGCTGGTAGTGACTGTTGCACAATCGTTTCTGGGAAACTTTAACGTTATTACAAGCAACATTTGCGAAAGAAAAAGGTTAGGTAGTCCCATAACCATATTTGGTCGTAGGGGAGCGAGATGTTAGAGATGACACCTTCTCTCGGCCAAGCATTACGATGGTGTTGCCCATCTCTTCTACCTCGCTGTCTTTGCCTTCCCCTACCCTGAATAGGGCAAGGTACCCGTTCAGAATAGGGCAAGGTACCCGTTCAACATTTGCGTACTCTGTGTTAAAGTCGGTGTGGTGACATTTCTGGTGGTGCCTATTGCACAATCGTTTCTGGGAAACTTTGACCAAATGACAAGCACCATTTGCGTACTTTATGTTTATGGTGTCCAAGTCTCGGTGTTGTGCGAGTGCTGGTGGTGACGAGCGGTGTTTTGGTTTCAGTCAGCCGCGACTGAGCTCGGTGGAGGACATGAAAGAGAAGTTGCTGCACTTGTTGCTCAACTCGTCGCACTCCCTGCTCATGGACACCGGCTGCCCCGTGGAGAAGGTCAGTCTCGCTAGACACTGGGCTCTACTAGTCTTTGATGTTTGTCATTGCAGTATTACATATATCATCTTCGTATACACATACTATGGGATGGCCACACGTAGTAGtattacacatatacacacatactgcGGTCTTTGTCATGTCATGTGTACACACATATTATGGGCTGTACTGTGTGTTATAGAAGTGTTGTTTATCAAATATAATGTTGTCTTTTCTGTATGTGATAACCACAATGCACATCTCTTATGGTCTTTACTGTCGGTTTTAGCCAATCATTTGAAACTGCAAGTAAACTGTGGTCTTAAGCCTTTCCCTGAATGATTTAGAGTGCGCCTTGTTTCAGTTTGGGCATGGCTTGGTCACTGTGCTGAATGTCAGACAGGAAAATAACCCGCAACAGTTTCTGTAGGCATAAATACTCATTGACTTAGGAGTTTCTTTCTCCTTGTCTGGGTGAAAGGTGTTGGAGAGATAAGTTTCCGAGAAGAACAGTACATTTCCACGATAGCTTTatgtgaatgtgtttgtatATTTACCAGCGCTTAGGTCCGTTTACAAGGTATTTCCCAAACAGATTTAAGTAAACACAATGGCAAGCTTCTATTTAcacctgttgttttgtttgattgacaGGGTCTCCTGATGTCGCTGTCCAAGGGAGACAACTTGAGCAACGTGTCGGAGGACGTGGTGACCCAGTTTGACGCCTGGTACTCCGGTCAGATCTCCAAGAAGTCTCAGCTCCCCCCCGCACCCTCCCTCACCTCCCCCGACACCAAGCCAAGCTTCACAGCGGGCAAGGTCTTGCCGGTCAAGCCAGAACCTCAACCCTCGGTGACAGCAGCTTCCGTTACGTCCAGCCACAAGTTGCCGTCCTCATCGTCAGTtccatcgtcatcgtcatcgtcaatTCCATCCATGGCATCACCATCTTCGTCATCGTCCAGTCACCCGTCATTTTTGCCCAACGGGACGGGACCTTTCCCTCCATCCCAGCAGACCCCCAACCTCCATCCGTCCCAACACGGGGCTATCCTGGCCCCCAGCAAGACGCGCATCAGGACGTCCTTTGACCCCGAGCACGAGATCCCGCGCCTCCAGAAGTGGTTCCAGGAAAACCAGCACCCCACCCGCGAACAGATGGTGCGCTTCATGAGCGAGCTCAACAACCTTGACTCTCGCAAAGGTCGCCGACCTCTCGACCTGACGAATATCATCTACTGGTTCAAGAACGCGCGCGCAGCCAACAGGCGGGCGACGAAAGCTCTGGACGATTCCTTTGAGAATGAGGAGAACGTGGACGTGAGTAACGGCCACCCGCCCCTGCTGACCCCCACCCTGCCCGAGTCGTCCACCCTGCCTCCCTACCTGCCCAACAAGAACGCCGTCTACATCGTGCCCTACCCCTACCACGCGCACACTGCCACCTCCAACACCATCCTCTCCACACCCGACCCCACAGGGGGTGACTCCAACGACGAGCCCTGCGACCTGTCCATCAAGAAGCTGCGCGACACCACGTCCAATCAGCAGGAGGCAGCCAAGGCGGGTCAAGTTCAGGGCCAAGGTCAGAGTCAGGGTCAGACCAATCGCAGCAGGCCCGACCCCTGCATAGACAACTCGGAACTCAGCAGCGGTGGCAGAAGTAGCGGCGGTCACAGTCGGAGGAGTAGTCCGGCTCACAACGGCTTGGCCAGgagtggggggagggaggaggagagtGGCTACAAGAGCCCCTTCTCCGTCCACACATCTCACGACTCTGGCTCGGCCAAGAAGCTGTGTATGAGCGCGGAGAAAGAGCGGCGGTCCAACGGCGAGCTGGTGGCGGGGGAGGAGAAGCGGTTCCTGGAGAAGCACTACCAGCTGCTGAAGGAGCAGGAAGACCGCGAGCAGCGTCTGGTCATGGACCTCAAGGACGACCACGACGCCTCGTCCGACGAGTCCCTCCACTCCAACGACTCTGACGTGGGGCGGTTACGGGcccaggaggaggaggaagcgGAGTATGTCCGGGCCCAGGCTGAGCTCCGTCTGGGTCTCAGTTCTCTGGCCCCCACGTCTGAAGCCAGCATGGCCGCCCTCTCCCTGGCTCAGATGTCTCAGCCCCCACTCCAGATCCCCATGAGTCCCCTCAACCACCTGGCTATGTACTACAACATGCCGCGTTActaccacccccccaccccccaccactCGCAGTCCGCTACAGCGGCCATGGTGGCGGCTCTCAGCGGCTCAGCCCACATGAACGGCCACAGCCACACGGCCAGCATGAACAGTCTCAACCACTCCTCTTCGTCCTCCTCAACCGGCACCCCCCAGTCCCCCCATCCCGTCGCCATTCAGCccgccccccaccctcccctctcTGCACCCCACGCCCACAGCCGATCCTCCGAGCCTCGCAAGCGACGAACACGCGTCTTCATCGACCCCTTGACGGAGATCCCCAAGCTTGAAAAATGGTTCATCGAGGACACTCACCCCTCGGCCTACATGATCGACAAGTACACCGAGACGCTCAACAACGCAGACTACCGCCAGAAGTTTCCCAAGCTGGAGCCCAAGAACGTCCAGCTCTGGTTCAAGAACCACCGCGCCAAGGTCAAGCGTCAGCGCACAGGACCCGGCGACGAGTCACTTCACGACAGCCCACCCCATGACGGCAGTCGCAGTGAGACCCCCCTGGACATGGTGACGAGAGACGAAGGGGGGTCGGGGTCATCGGGGGGATTGTCGTCTCCCGATCGTATCAGCAGCAAGCACAGCGATGACGCCGCGGATCACGAACACGGCGAGGAGAGTATGGACGAGGGGGAGTAGGGAGGAACCATCACTGAACATCTTCCTATGACACTTAGTGTGGACATATCAACAGTGGTAAGCAGCAATGCGTCACATGCTTTGCTGTTGGGGGGCAGTGAAAACCCAACTTGCTGCAATGTCTAGGGCAGACATGGTGGACACACCAACTAGTAAGCAGCAATGCGCCAGAGGCTTTGTTCTTGGAGAGTAGGGAGAAACCGTCTTGTGTAACTTCTGTGGCCGAAATGGTGGCAGTAAGCTACAATACTCTTCAAGTCTCCAAGGACAAAGGGTTCAAGTATTCAAAACCTTCGCCCTGTTACACAAGTTTGGTGTCGATGATGAACACACCAACAGCAGGACACCAATGTGTTGCTGATTGATTGTCAGGCAGCACATTTACCAAGCAAGCTAGCTAGCTACCTGCTTACATCGCTAGCCAGCCACAAAATGCTCTCTTGATTGCTACCTCCACTCAGCTTGCCATCAggaagtcagtgtgtgtggggtgatgattgtgtgtgtggggtgatgattgtgtgtgtggggtgatGATTGTGTGTGAGCATGTTTGTAAGGTTGCACATTGCATTTTGTCTGTACTGATGTTATGAAGAGCTGTGTGTATCACAGTGTTACACATTGAAGTGTCTGTACTGATGTTATGAAGAGCTGTGTGTATCACAGTGTTACACATTGAAGTGTCTGCATACGTTTATCTTGAAACAAAAACTTTGATGTGAGAGCGACAGGAGAGACTAAAGCTTTACTTTGTGATCTGTGTGACATGATCACCAGTTATTGAAATCAGTGTCACAGTTTTAACCACAGTCGGGGGAAAGGAAGGACTCCTGTTTGTGTTTCACCTTTCCCCGTGCTGAATGTGTGGGTAACCGGGCCATCAGCTAGGGGACTGTCTTTGTCATCTACAGTGGAACATGCCTGTTGTGCTGAATGTGTGGGTAACCGGGCCATCAGCACGGGGACTGTCTTTGTCATCTACAGTGGAACATGCCTGTTGTGCTGAATGTGTGGGTAACCGGGCCATCAGCACGGGGACTGTCTTTGTCATCTACAGTGGAACATGCCTGTTGTGCTGAATGTGTGGGTAACCGGGCCATCAGCACGGGGACTGTCTTTGTCATCTACAGTGGAACATGCCTGTTGTGCTGAATGTGTGGGTAACCGGGCCATCAGCACGGGGACTGTCTTTGTCATCTACAGTGGAACATGCCTGTTGTGCTGAATGTGTGGGTAACTGGGCCATCAGCACGGGGACTGTCTTTGTCATCTACAGTGGAACATGCCTGTTGTGCTGAATGTGTGGGTAACCGGGCCATCAGCACGGGGACTGTCTTTGTCATCTACAGTGGAACATGCCTGTTGTGCTGAATGTGTGGGTAACCGGGCCATCAGCTAATGGACTGTCTTTGTCATCTACTGTGGAACTTTCCTCTTGTGGTGATTGGCATCTGGAACATGCCTGTTGTGACTATCTATTATAGAAACACGACTTTTGTTGTCGACATTCGGAACACGACTTTTGTTGTCTATGATTGGAACATTGATTTGTCAGTTGTCTCTTGTTCAAAACATGGCTGTCTCTCTTTTGATGGGAACATGCCGATCAGTGTCCAATGTCATTTTATTTTCTTGAAAACAGCCTCACCCACTTGAAACAATGTACTTTCTGTCAAATGGGCTCAACACAGGACAGtgacatgttgaagatgggctCAACCTTTTGGAACAGGACAGTGACATGTTCAAGGATGGCTGATTTTTGGGGGATGGTTTTCATGTGGAAACAGACGTTATTGAAGTTCAGGAGTGTGTGGAACACAAATCATACTCACCGTTGTCAGTTTTCTCACCGTTGTCAGTTTTCTGTTCAAGAGGAACACAATACATCGTAAATGGATATATGTTTTACTGGTTATTTTTGGAACAGCCTTGTTTATGAAaatgtattttatttttcatactTGACTTTCTCCCTGCATAAAATGAGTTTGACCAGGTATGAAACGTCTAATTAGTGATGACAGTTGAAACGGTTGTGTCGTAATCGTCACTTTTGACCAGCTGGTCTTAGTTCTCCAGGCAACTTGGTGTTGTTCCAATACTGTGGTGTTGTTCCACTACTGTGGTGTTGTTCCAATACTGTGGTGTTGTTCCACTACTGTGGTGTTGTTCCACTACTGTGGTGTTGTTCCACTACTGTGGTGTTGTTCCACTACTGTGGTGTTGTTCCACTACTGTGGGACGAAAGAGAAACACGTCAAGACTTGTGATGGTCCGTTGGGATGGTGGGTTCTCTCTTGGGGGCAGAACCATCAGAGCTGTAGGGCAATCTTCCAAAAGCATACTCATCATAATTTATGACACAGATATTCCTTGAAGCATACTCATGTCGCTGGAGAAAAGGAACCCGATGTTACTATTGTTACTCATGTGTGTACATAATATTGA contains:
- the LOC138980564 gene encoding uncharacterized protein isoform X1, translating into MDIHSTFETLAEAWVAASTPTAVNPEPKALTDTSAGDQPSMLPKEQHSDKPADNHTDDTHTKGNDSANHHHHQHNNDDPMTQQAAPSTMYSPTPLTMHESPVISVSSVSPAPSSTLLAVKGFTAPKTPSPRKAECSQPAIASMPIRCLVEQVQGAVNFDLSGGTCDVTAVEEDTFAILPVNTPLNGLVRAALAKLGYSTTDSVNAKGAIQLKNWKPLTFDVITDDKSATIDDILRELKEYTLRIRLSSQPRLSSVEDMKEKLLHLLLNSSHSLLMDTGCPVEKGLLMSLSKGDNLSNVSEDVVTQFDAWYSGQISKKSQLPPAPSLTSPDTKPSFTAGKVLPVKPEPQPSVTAASVTSSHKLPSSSSVPSSSSSSIPSMASPSSSSSSHPSFLPNGTGPFPPSQQTPNLHPSQHGAILAPSKTRIRTSFDPEHEIPRLQKWFQENQHPTREQMVRFMSELNNLDSRKGRRPLDLTNIIYWFKNARAANRRATKALDDSFENEENVDVSNGHPPLLTPTLPESSTLPPYLPNKNAVYIVPYPYHAHTATSNTILSTPDPTGGDSNDEPCDLSIKKLRDTTSNQQEAAKAGQVQGQGQSQGQTNRSRPDPCIDNSELSSGGRSSGGHSRRSSPAHNGLARSGGREEESGYKSPFSVHTSHDSGSAKKLCMSAEKERRSNGELVAGEEKRFLEKHYQLLKEQEDREQRLVMDLKDDHDASSDESLHSNDSDVGRLRAQEEEEAEYVRAQAELRLGLSSLAPTSEASMAALSLAQMSQPPLQIPMSPLNHLAMYYNMPRYYHPPTPHHSQSATAAMVAALSGSAHMNGHSHTASMNSLNHSSSSSSTGTPQSPHPVAIQPAPHPPLSAPHAHSRSSEPRKRRTRVFIDPLTEIPKLEKWFIEDTHPSAYMIDKYTETLNNADYRQKFPKLEPKNVQLWFKNHRAKVKRQRTGPGDESLHDSPPHDGSRSETPLDMVTRDEGGSGSSGGLSSPDRISSKHSDDAADHEHGEESMDEGE
- the LOC138980564 gene encoding uncharacterized protein isoform X2, whose translation is MLPKEQHSDKPADNHTDDTHTKGNDSANHHHHQHNNDDPMTQQAAPSTMYSPTPLTMHESPVISVSSVSPAPSSTLLAVKGFTAPKTPSPRKAECSQPAIASMPIRCLVEQVQGAVNFDLSGGTCDVTAVEEDTFAILPVNTPLNGLVRAALAKLGYSTTDSVNAKGAIQLKNWKPLTFDVITDDKSATIDDILRELKEYTLRIRLSSQPRLSSVEDMKEKLLHLLLNSSHSLLMDTGCPVEKGLLMSLSKGDNLSNVSEDVVTQFDAWYSGQISKKSQLPPAPSLTSPDTKPSFTAGKVLPVKPEPQPSVTAASVTSSHKLPSSSSVPSSSSSSIPSMASPSSSSSSHPSFLPNGTGPFPPSQQTPNLHPSQHGAILAPSKTRIRTSFDPEHEIPRLQKWFQENQHPTREQMVRFMSELNNLDSRKGRRPLDLTNIIYWFKNARAANRRATKALDDSFENEENVDVSNGHPPLLTPTLPESSTLPPYLPNKNAVYIVPYPYHAHTATSNTILSTPDPTGGDSNDEPCDLSIKKLRDTTSNQQEAAKAGQVQGQGQSQGQTNRSRPDPCIDNSELSSGGRSSGGHSRRSSPAHNGLARSGGREEESGYKSPFSVHTSHDSGSAKKLCMSAEKERRSNGELVAGEEKRFLEKHYQLLKEQEDREQRLVMDLKDDHDASSDESLHSNDSDVGRLRAQEEEEAEYVRAQAELRLGLSSLAPTSEASMAALSLAQMSQPPLQIPMSPLNHLAMYYNMPRYYHPPTPHHSQSATAAMVAALSGSAHMNGHSHTASMNSLNHSSSSSSTGTPQSPHPVAIQPAPHPPLSAPHAHSRSSEPRKRRTRVFIDPLTEIPKLEKWFIEDTHPSAYMIDKYTETLNNADYRQKFPKLEPKNVQLWFKNHRAKVKRQRTGPGDESLHDSPPHDGSRSETPLDMVTRDEGGSGSSGGLSSPDRISSKHSDDAADHEHGEESMDEGE